One genomic segment of Arachis duranensis cultivar V14167 chromosome 4, aradu.V14167.gnm2.J7QH, whole genome shotgun sequence includes these proteins:
- the LOC107483893 gene encoding uncharacterized protein LOC107483893 (The sequence of the model RefSeq protein was modified relative to this genomic sequence to represent the inferred CDS: added 37 bases not found in genome assembly), whose translation MSSSGDAEAEAEAEAEAEYFSKDFEWEEVRADVESNPSFRYHLLPFQPSKSQAESDVRAWKRFHVRHSSGKFFKERRYLLKEFPELVSSAPHTKLLEVGCGNGSTALPILRANKDVIVYACDCSDETLERAKEILGAATIVAFSHRFRTFCCDVSTDGFPNWLVCNPCRDRDLQKPSMCLSDVKHDNGMHSTNPFKLEGCECCIGGVDFVTLIFTLSAIPLERMPRFIKECFDVLNPGGMVLFRDYGLYDMTMLRFEEDKRVGFREYMRLDGTRSYFFCLDTVRDLFGGSGFTELELDYCCVKSVNRQKGKCMRRIWVHGKFQKPVLN comes from the exons ATGAGCAGTTCGGGCGacgcagaagcagaagcagaagcagaagcagaagcagaataCTTCAGCAAGGACTTCGAATGGGAAGAAGTAAGAGCTGACGTGGAATCTAACCCTTCGTTCCGCTACCACCTCCTTCCTTTTCAACCCTCCAAATCACAAGCAGAATCAGATGTGCGAGCATGGAAGCGATTCCATGTTCGTCATTCCTCGGGAAAGTTCTTCAAG GAGCGACGCTATCTGCTGAAGGAGTTCCCGGAACTTGTTTCATCTGCTCCACACACTAAGCTTTTGGAAGTAG GGCCAACAAAGATGTCATTGTCTATGCATGTGACTGTAGTGATGAGACTCTTGAAAGGGCCAAAGAGATTTTAGGTGCTGCCACCATTGTGGCTTTTAGTCACCGGTTTCGTACATTCTGTTGTGATGTTTCCACTGATGGATTCCCAAACTGGTTGGTATGCAACCCATGCCGAGATAGAGATTTGCAAAAACCATCAATGTGCTTGTCAG ATGTCAAACATGATAATGGAATGCACTCTACCAATCCATTTAAATTAGAAGGATGCGAATGTTGTATTGGGGGAGTAGATTTTGTAACATTG ATATTCACCCTATCAGCAATACCACTGGAAAGGATGCCAAGGTTCATCAAGGAATGCTTTGATGTGTTAAATCCTGGAGGCATGGTTTTATTTAGGGACTACG GCCTTTATGATATGACCATGCTTCGATTTGAGGAAGATAAGAGAGTTGGATTTAGGGAATACATGCGATTGGATGGAACACGGTcatatttcttttgtttggaTACTGTACGAGATCTATTTGGGGGTTCAGGCTTCACTGAG CTTGAGCTTGATTATTGCTGTGTAAAATCTGTAAACCGCCAGAAAGGCAAGTGCATGCGAAGGATTTGGGTTCACGGGAAGTTTCAGAAGCCTGTACTGAATTAG